In Drosophila simulans strain w501 chromosome 3R, Prin_Dsim_3.1, whole genome shotgun sequence, a single window of DNA contains:
- the LOC6739756 gene encoding bomanin Bicipital 1 codes for MKYLTCVLLPLALIPTLIGAHPSTVVVNGVCLTCPNPNGEPVYLDGQEYRSFSSSPGDGNVVISRGNDGRGGGGGTIYRRGGNTIVNGRCQHCNVDLY; via the exons ATGAAGTACCTGACGTGTGTGCTGCTCCCGTTGGCTTTAATTCCGACTCTGATCGGCG CTCATCCCAGCACAGTGGTGGTGAATGGCGTCTGTCTGACTT GTCCCAATCCGAATGGTGAGCCCGTCTACCTGGATGGCCAGGAGTACCGCAGCTTCTCCTCATCCCCTGGCGATGGTAATGTGGTCATTTCCCGTGGCAATGACGGTAGGGGCGGTGGAGGTGGCACCATTTACCGGAGGGGTGGGAACACCATCGTCAATGGCAGGTGCCAGCACTGCAACGTGGATCTCTATTAA